ttaaaattatcaaaatactgctattacaatttacatatatCCAACTACAAACGAATTTACAATTActcatatatttctttttagatATAAGAGCAcctaaatatttttacttattttatattcGAATGTAATTCATGCTTTGTGAGGTTTGATTTGTTACGCGTTACAAAGTGAAATATacgacttttttttaaaaaaaaataaatgatgaaaaaaataatataaaaaatctataaattaAACAGGTGTCTAGAGGAAAAAATCTTGTATACAAGTTACAAGAACAATTTTACAAGTCCAAACCAGTCTTCATTACTACTCCATCTATTCGATGATAGTTATTCACTAGTAtactattttgatatattcaatAATACTTATTTATTGGTCCTTTAGAGATATTCGATAaacaaattatatttgtttactttatgaaattaatgaataattttatatttaatttctaatttatccttatcattaattataataactttttattatattttttaatatattattttttattatattcaaatggcgataatagtaaaattatccttttatttATAGTTTCTTAAGAAACATGTCAAATTAATAGTGGACAATTGTGATTGGACCAAGTAAATATTCACTACCTGTGAAGCAATCAATTttacaattcaaaaaaaattcaattgtcCACTTTCTTAATGAGCTTAGTCCACCTAATATGAAGCGTTCGTTTGATTAGGAAATAGAGCTATTTTCAAACTAATTATCCTAAAATCAACTTCCAAATTATTATTTCACTCTTAACatggaataaaaataatgttataatcttaaaataattaatactaccgaaacaatttatattttaattttatcttaatttatattataattttatctcaatgaaatataaaataattttttttataaaattaatttcaaactaATTTATCCTAAAATCAACTATTCCAAATTATTATTTCACTCTTAACatggaataataataatataatgatcttaaaataattaataataccGAAACaagttatattataattttatctcaataaaatataaaataaatttattataaaattaatttcaaaattacttGTTTTTTACCTCGTTCTTAACGGCAAAAATTATTTGGGGACTAGTTGGTGAAAATTTGATTGTCtggaatctttttttttttttttacactcATAAGTTAGGTGACCCAATTCTTATATTTTTGAGTCCACAAAtttaagtttttgaaaaaataaaaagaaatttctcttaaaattatgtttttcagtaaactacttcaaaatataatttattttttttactttaattgtCGTATTTAAGCATGTTTTATAATAAAGTTATTACATGTGGACCTACATTATTATTgtctaaaaataaaagtagaataaCAGTTCCCTATCCTATCATTTCTCTTTTAGGATTTATGATATCAACCGGCGATTGTGACGTTCGTGTCCGCCGGCAAGATGAGGATCTCCGGCTATACATCGTCGTCGGTGATTATACGGTAAGAACCTTCGACTTCCTCTTGCTATCTTCTAGGtttataaattgattattttagagTTTCGCTCtgtataagaaaataatttacacgtatttaattggttatagtATTTATCCCACCTCCAAACCCTCACTCCCCCTCTCGATTCTATTTgcataattttgagaaaatatctttttaccTACTTaccaaatattttactttttgaaatttaacttcgtaaagaaaaaagtaaaggCATTTCAAGGCCAAATGCCCCACTAAAAATGTTTCATTTTCCACATGCTGGTTATGCCTGAGGCCCACATCCAgctactaaaaaaaaattgcatcaGAACTTTTTGGTTTAAGGGAATTTCTTTTTCACTTAAAAATTCTCAAGTTTTTTGATTTGAACTATTCTTTTCCTTTAATGGCTAATATTAGCTTCATTGTATGGTTTGTGAGGATGATTGCGTTGTTAATTTGTATGAATTTAAAACCATTGTTTGTAAAAGGTGAACAGCAGGTGCCCTGTTTGTTCGTTTTTGGTGATTCTTTATTTGATAATGGAAATAACAATAATCTGCTCACTACTGCAAAGGCTAATTATCCACCTTATGGAATTGATTTTCCTGATGGTCCTACTGGTAGATTCACCAATGGTCGGAATGTAGCAGATTTCCTTGGTTTGTCCTAacttattctttttctaatgTGGTCCCTTAGCTTAGCATTTGCTGCGTGGACATTTTTGATTTTGGAGTCCTAATATCAGGTGAGACGGATCCTGCTCCGATAcaatgtgaaattaggtcttagtcCTAACTCACATcccaaaagttagctcaaagggaggaggattccCCAAGCCTTATAACGAGTTCGCCTATCTCATTAACCAGtgatgtgagacttttgtcGTGGAGGTAGAGGATGTCTCGTAGTGAATATGGGGGGCTACTTAGGATGGGCGAAGAGGACGTACGTGTGTTGAAAGATGGGGATGAAACAAATTCATGTGAAATATCACTGGTggaactttgtttttcttattctgTTAGTATTTGCATAGTAATGCTTTAACTTTAAGCAACTCTTTAGTGATTTACAAATAGCATACTTTAATTGAGTATTTCTAAACTTCTACTTATAATTTGGTTGATCCTAACTGAATGTTTTCTTATAATTGCAGCTGAACTGTTGGGTTTCGATAAGTATATTGAGCCATTCGCTATTGTGAAGGGTGTGGATATGTTTAAGGGAGTGAACTATGCATCTGGTGCAGCTGGAATTCTTGAGGAAACAGCAATTCATATGGTAATAGTATAATTCATCATGTCCCTCGTCTAGGACGAACATTCTTTTGTATTTAGATTTACGACAATAAAATGTCTTCTACTGTTTCTCATTGTTCAGGGAGATAGAATCAGCTTAAATAGGCAATTGCATAATCACAACGAGACAATTTCCCACATGTCTACTCTACTTGGAAACAAGACCTTAACTATGGAGTATCTGAGCAAATGTATATACATTGTTCAAATGGGGAACAATGATTATATCAATAACTACTTGATGCCTCAATTGTACTCGTCGAGCCATATGTACAATCCAGAACAGTTTGCTTCAATCCTAATTCAGCAATACTTAGAACAATTAAAGGTACAAATGGagtttatattaatttagttttcttgtTTACATATTACTAACTTTACTCCACAGACTTTGTACCTTTACGGAGCAAGAAAAGTTGTTGTTTTCGGTCTAGGAGGCATAGGCTGTGTTCCATCAGAACTCGATATGTATGGGACAGGGGACTCTGTGTGCATCAACTCTATAGATAGTGCAGTTCGAAAATTCTCAGACAAGCTTAAACCTATGATCGATGATCTCAACAGTAATTTGCCCAACGCAAAGTTCATCCACATAAATTCATCAAGCATTGAAGTACCAGATCCTTCATCTATCGGTATGTTAAAACATTTCACAACCAGAGTTGAATTAAGGATCTAGAGTTAGTTGATTTAGAACGACTCTGACTCTTAGATCATGTCTTCTTAGATTTGACTCTCGTCGTACACTTGTATATAGAACGTTATTCGTGGTGAATATAATCATCGTGCCCTCATATTTAGCTAAATTTTGGTTGCAGGTATAACAAAACTACGTGAGCCATGCTGCGAAATATCGGGCACTATAGGTGAAGGGCTGTGCAAACATGGAGGAGGTGCATGCAGTGATAGAGCAGCACATTATTTTTGGGATGGTTTTCACCCCTCAGAAGCTCCAAATAAGGTCACTGCTGAAAGAGCTTACACTGCTCTTCAATCCACTCATGTCTATCTTTTTGACATTAGTCAGTTGGCTCAGCTCTAAATAATATAGACTTTAGGGCTTGTTTAGTTAGGGTTCAAGTTATCCGGAGATAAGTCATTCCACCCTCAACGTGGGATAAAAGTAACACTACATTCCCATATTCTGAGTTTTTATCACTATCAAAACTAATCCCGGGATTAGGCATGTATAACTTATCCTCATCTTGTTTGATgtaattgatctttcaaatatCAGTCAAAATTCTTAATTAGATCTTAACTTCATTGCTTTGCACATAACTTGTGAGTTCTATACATGTGTAGTTTCAAATGTGCAGTTCAAAATTGTGTAATAAGCCCATTTATGTTACAGTATTAAAGCCCACATCTTTGTGGGCTTAGAGTATATCTCAAAAACTTATTCAAGAGGACTTACATATAGCTGATTCTCATAAAGAatatgaattcatgatgaaaGACTAAAGAATTTATCAACCAATTTGGGTCCTTTGATGgattttaatgatgaaaatgatattttaatggAGACACGTTCACcacaaatatatgaaattaacaCTCAACTAATATGGATTTTTTGCTATAGGAATATCAATTGGTGAATTTTCAACTAAATAGATTTCCTAATACACATACATGTCTAACCAAAAGCAATGTATGAACTGTCATTTCCTTAAACAGAGATCTCGGATTCAAGCTTGACTATCAAAAAATCTTTGGGTAGGGTACCAAACACGGGGtgtgaaaacaaaaataactgTTATTCATGAGAACTCATACCTAATAATGTGGCTCCGCCCCGAAGGAATATTTGTCTGTTGTAAGGTAAGAATACTTTGTATAATATGAAGCTGAATGcaaaaattttgagaaagtGAAGTGATCCAAATTAGCACAAAAGAAAAAGAGCAACATAGTTGGACAGAAAAACAGTTATGAACTTAATATAACAAGCTTAATTCTTCATAGTTCACTGCCAGAAAAGGAAGTACACCaagcaaaaaaaatacatgtcCACTTAATTAACATACAATATTCAAGAGTCTTAGCTCATGCAACAAGTAATTAATAATATGGTATACATACTTAAGTTCCATTAATCTTCAAGCTTAATAGTAgtcttcttttgtggattataTGTAGATCACATCAGAAAGAAGACAATCTCTCAAAGCACATTAGCTGttcaacaaataagaaaaaaataccgCTTCATTTTATGTCCTAGTTTGACTTAGCACGatgtttatataaaaaaaaaaaaagaagaggaaaactCACACTAGTTGAATAGGGGGTTGGTCTTGTCTAGGGTAATGGTTGTTGGTTTGCAATCCATTAACTTGTAGATAGTTTCGAGAATCGAATTGCTGAGGTGGAGGCACAAGCTCATGATAGCTTGATGAACTCCCTGGCATCAAGTTCATCTGCTGATGCTGATGCTGATGCTGAGCTCTCTCAGTTTCAGCAATCTGTTGAAATTTACTCACAAAAACAAAACCAATGAGTTTCTGCGTATTAAATTCGTACTTAAACGAATTGATTGATTATTGAGTGCAAGAATGTAAATAGACGACTATGGGCATTTCAGATGCACTTAAAGTCAACTACAATAGTACTAGATAGAGAAACAAATAGACCTTTGCTCTCAGGTACTGATTGTTGTTGTGTAAATCAACTTCCTGCTGGTGTCCATTAAGTtacaaatttgacatgaaatAGAAAACATTATGACCGAAAAATGGATCGATTAACTTTAAATGAAAACTAAAGTATATGAAAGATTGTACTATGACTTACCCTCTTCTGCATATACTCAATTTCAGCAAACAACAGCTCATTCTGTAATTTGAGCGTCAAATGTTAAGAAACTAGAAATTGTAATTTTCATCAAAACAATAGCAACGTCTCAGTCCCAAATAAGTTAGGGTTTGCTATatgaattatttcatttaatctCATTTCATACCATCATCGTACTAAATAGTTGTTAGAAAAATTGACAGTAATGTTACTAATTTAAATACCTTTTTGGATCGGATTTTGCTAATCCCTTTTTCAATTCTTTGTTCCAGATTCTTCAGTTCTTTGAGTTTCATTCCAGCAAGAGCTTCACCCATCATGTTCCTGAACCAATGCAGTTAAGGTTAAACTGAAAACAATATAGTAAAAAAACACATGGAATTGTTAAAAGGTAAAGATTAAAAAACTTCACCTGTTTTGGTTCATCAGATTTCCAATTTGTGCGCGCAGTTTGGAGGCTTCTTGCTGGTAATACTGGGATTCATTGAACAACATTTTTGTTTACAGTTACCATAAGAGCTAACTTGTAATGCATGCCACATATTGTTAAATAGAACacctatatatgtatatatgtgcaATATAATGACAAAAACACTAAGGTGTTAATGTTACTTTTGGCAAAAGGGATTCAGATGAACCCTCTTTACCCCCTCAAACTCCGCCCACAAGACTTGAAAACCTATGCATCCCTAATGTATGTCGGAATTCATTGTCaaagtttaaagtttaaaacTCGAAACTCCAATTAAACCCCATAAATGAAGACGAAGAGAGTACTAATTAATGACTTCTTTTCTAAGTTTTATAGTAGTTGCCCATAATAGTATTGGTCCGTTATTACAAcagaagaaagaagaatatTTCAACGATATATCCAGTGTAATTccattaaggaaaaaaaaagaagaatatttcCAGtgtatgaaattatatataccTGAGCATTGGCCTCGGATACTGAACCAGTGTTTGAGGAATCTGAGCATGCTTTCTTGTACCTCTCGATTGTTGCTTTCACACTACACCATCAATATGTTAGATTGATAGCTTCTTTTCAATCATTAAAAAACTAGTCTATTGACAGACAAAAtcacatacaaatatatatatatatattatatacaaattactACTCTATATGACTATAAAATTAGATGGTCATAATTAAGAGTCCATAGACCATATATAAGATCACTAAATCTTTCATGGcaatcaaatcaaaatcaaaatttaagtgAGGACACATAAAAGTCCCTCACATGAAAGACAAGAAAATATGGATTTTTCTATGCAACTAACTACGTACTAAGAAATAAGGATGTTAGTTACTCGTTTTGAATTATTTagattaagaaagaaaattacatataattttaaaaaactgaatcattcttaatcaaaagtttcaattttGATCAATCTTGTATATTGAGTCTATCTTCGTTAAAAAAGTGTTTTTCCTCCCAAAGGGCACTCAAATATATCTGCCCTCAAAATAGATACCAAACATCGATCGATGGTAAAcctactaaattttttttttatagaacatATGTCATATTTACTTCTCTTTGGGAAATAATTAATCATGATAGTCCAATTTACTTCAccttgaaaataataataattatttttgtaaaaaaaaaaaactccccttttgtttaaaaggtaaagaaaatccaaatactttattatttatttcatgcTAATTTATGCCAACACGCAaacttgatttttattttaaaaaaaaagtgttggTTTGAGTCAGAAACTCAATGTGTCCACTCAAACATGACATTGATACAATATTTTCTAGTATATCAATTTTTAGACCTAAGACtgcaacaaaataaatataaaaaccaAATATTGAGGGAATGACTCTGCTATACTACCTTAATTTCCCCGAGCTACTGATTGGCTGCTCTCTGCCAACCTGGCACAATTTCCCACAACATGATTGGTCCAGTCTTTCAACGGTTCAGATTAATGCCACGTCATAATTACAGTTTATTCCTTGGGTAATACCCATCAACTATAGCTTTTTACCCACCTAGGGTTTTGTTTCAATCCTTATTGTAAGATAAAGTGAATAGTTTGATAGAGTCTTGTCTGTCTCTTATTTTCAGAAGAATTCTCTCATTGGTTCACAATTAAAACTTGTACCCTCACCCTATCTCTCATCCTTATCATACATTTACTATCAAGAGGACAGACGCGGAATTAATATTAGGAGTTTCGGATTCTAAAtttcattctcttttttttaccATTGAGTTATCAATCCGTTTTATTAGGGATACACAAGTTATGTATTCAATTTTCTAGTACAAATATATGGTATACAGAGAAGCTACTCAGTTGGTCTGAAACCAAAAACCTCCATCTAGCTCTGTCCCCTATTACTGTTTcactcatttttatttgtttatctgattttaacttgatataccattttctaaaaaaaattaattaagtcgTGTGGtcttaagttaaaataatatcaaatataccaataatattatttaatcttGTAATTTTCAAACACATACAGTATTAGAAAACAAGAAATTAGCTACGaacaattaatttcatttagCTTCAGATAAACGACGGTTTGTAAGAAGAATCAATCAACTAGAAGCTTTTTAACGTCAATTAGATGAAGATTACCCATAAAGTCCATGTTTTCTAGTAGTGCCTAGTGGTGACGTAcgtgaaaaattgaaattaaaaagttgtcagaaaataataaaaagtttacaaaaaaaaagaaaaaactaaaagaaaaggacgacaaataaattgaaacagtaacttttttgtttttgaaaaaaaaaagttacgtAAATATATCTATGAATAAGATCCTCTTGGTGTATTTGATATAACATAGCTAATAAGTGTACCCTAGtttgagtaaaaaatatttgattggtTTACAATTTCTCTTTTCTTACAACTTCTGTTTCTTTGCTGTTTAAGTTCAAACATCTACAGAACCTTTGTGAAAGCATTAAACTGAGATATCTCaaaccaaaaataattaattttgtgtttgtGAGTTTTCACCATTAGAGTTGGAAATTAAAGGAGAAATCAAAGAAGGAAATTAATACCATTCCTTTAATTTACTATAATGTGTCTTTTCTCATCAAATTTGTCAACAAGTGTAAAATCTTGTATGACGTGACCAAAGATTCTTGTAActgagaattaaaaaaaaaacttataccAACCACTCTCACATGTaacaattttttgtaaaaaaaataaaaaggtagAGTGTTGATGACCCCATTACCTAAATGGTGTAAAACATTTCAACAAATAGCAAGTGAAGAAGAATGTCAACTTTTGTCTATTATTGAAATCTTTTTAAACTCTGATTGGTTAATTTTTCTACCATATCTGATATTTTGATTATAAGAAAGGCAAATATAAAttaagaagcaaaaaaaaaatagtaacaaTATTTCTAgcaaaaaataagtttaaaaaacCCTAATTAGGGCAAGTTTGACTCATGACAAAAAAGAGTACTTCTTTCACTGATATTATTAGTAGTGAATGAAGTACAAAACCCTAATCTTGTTTTTGATTGGATACATGTCATATTAATCTTATCACAAAACAAgaattaatgaatttttatgtCATAGCCAATTAAAATTTGACACCTTTTTTTCCCTTCATTTTGTGTgtgtgaagaattttttttttttttatgagcATGGAGGAAGAAAGTATATGCTGATCTAAGAGTTCTGATGAGAGTACTTTCTCAAAATTTCCACTTATTTTCTTACAACAAACAGATCTATACATGTTACATGTCTATCAACAAAATGggatcataaaaaaaaaaaaaagactactACCCTCAAATAGACCAAAAttgtaacaaaaatattaacacaaaaaagaaaggaaagtcAATCTTTGCTCAAaagtatttaaataaaaaaacttcaCAACTATAGTAGTTAAGTTTAGATCTCCCTAAACATTTATGTATCATCATAAGATGTATAAAAGATTCAAACTTTCCAAAACTAAATCAAAAATTCTCTTTTAAGAAAgacaaataacataaaaaacaagaaacacCCTTCTTCAccttcaaatataaataatttttttttaaaaaaaaaaagtactataGTAGAGgtattaattacttaattataaaagattaggaacttaattaatttacctGTTGTTGGCATACTCATAGAGTCTGCCTCTGTTTGAGAAGACAACCAAAGCAACCTCAGCATCACAGAGCACAGACAATTCATAAGCCTTTTTAAGCAAACCATTGCGCCTCTTGCAGAATGTTACTTGTCGATTCGTCGTGTTTTCGATCCGTTTGATCTCAATTTTCCCCCTTCCTAGTTTCCTTTGTGGTGAGATCTCTCTTGTTAGATCACTTTGGAAGTCCATTACTTCACCTACatcacaaaaacaaaacaaaaaaaaaattgatcaagatttgaactttttgttctacatagacaaaaagaagaagaatttggaTTAAAATCCCTAACCCCATATGATATTTAGTTATATTAATCCAAGAAATGGTTTTAAAATTGATGACTAACCTTGTAAGGAAAGGAAAGAGaagatttttaagttttttggttgcaaattagtatataatatatgaaGAGGATTTTGTAGATGCAGAAAATGGAAGAGACTTTGGACTAAGGGATAGGTATTTATACAGTAAAAGAgtgtttacttttattttattatatatataacaactatgttatgttatgttacTACTACTAATTATCTAAACTAAGATTTTTCATTGTCTGTTTATTCCTATGTTATCTTGTTTTGAATAAGTACTATATAGAAGGATGGTTAAATTGGGAATTATCTAATGAGAGATGGATGATCACTCATTTCTAGgccatttttcatttttcttcatcTCTTGTTTAAGTTTCTAATTTAGGTCATTAAGTTGTaaacattttgttttttttattcataagaGAATTTTGGGTGAGGGATGGGGTGGGGGTGGNNNNNNNNNNNNNNNNNNNNNNNNNNNNNNNNNNNNNNNNNNNNNNNNNNNNNNNNNNNNNNNNNNNNNNNNNNNNNNNNNNNNNNNNNNNNNNNNNNNNNNNNNNNNNNNNNNNNNNNNNNNNNNNNNNNNNNNNNNNNNNNNNNNNNNNNNNNNNNNNNNNNNNNNNNNNNNNNNNNNNNNNNNNNNNNNNNNNNNNNNNNNNNNNNNNNNNNNNNNNNNNNNNNNNNNNNNNNNNNNNNNNNNNNNNNNNNNNNNNNNNNNNNNNNNNNNNNNNNNNNNNNNNNNNNNNNNNNNNNNNNNNNNNNNNNNNNNNNNNNNNNNNNNNNNNNNNNNNNNNNNNNNNNNNNNNNNNNNNNNNNNNNNNNNNNNNNNNNNNNNNNNNNNNNNNNNNNNNNNNNNNNNNNNNNNNNNNNNNNNNNNNNNNNNNNNNNNNNNNNNNNNNNNNNNNNNNNNNNNNNNNNNNNNNNNNNNNNNNNNNNNNNNNNNNNNNNNNNNNNNNNNNNNNNNNNNNNNNNNNNNNNNNNNNNNNGGTTGGGTGGGGGGAGGAAGTGGACAGAGTAGAAAATGACCCTTGAAAGTGACAGTGATGTTTGATGGGTGAAGAGAACATTGGAAATTTGGAATAGGTTACACTCAAGCTTAAATGCTTCCCAAATTTTGGATTAGACCTTTTAAAGAAACCTCAATAAGAAAGATTTGAACCAAAAGAGGTTAAAATGTTTTCCCAAATCTCTTAATTATTGATTTCTATATGTAAACTCCACCTCTCCATCCCATAACAATCCCCCCATCCCTCCTCCCTTTGCATTTACTCTCGCTATCAGAGACAgatccaaaatttaaaattgataagTTTAATAAGACTAAATTCGTAATACATTcagaatttaatatttttcaaagtttgatAATTCACATTTGTGTTTCTTGTTAAGAATATTGAGGCTGATTGAATTCGTATGTGATCGATTGCAAATCtccttcccccccccccccccaatatAACTACTTTTCTTCtacatgatgactttcctacccctaaaaatacatattactTTGTGATTTTATTTACTCTCCCATATAAACTGAGACTTTAACTAGATCATTGAGAGgggataaaagaaaagaaaatgactaGATTAGTGAAACTAGGTATGACAAAAGAGAAGGTGACTGGCATGTGACTCCAGTTTCTTTTCCATTGAAACTCTTGTATGAAACAACCACTTATATCAAGTTATACCATCATGTCAAAAAGTTACTTGTTTCTTTGGTAACAAGGCCAATAAATTTGTCTATATGGACCTCTTATGTGCTCAATGACAAATACAACAAATTTACTTTCATCtttttctacctttccattttCTTGTCTATTttacttctttcttttatttttgggatCATCATCATTTCTTCATCCAATTTCATTTTACCACTACTAATTAATTAGCCTTTGACCTTATACCCTTAGGATATGATTCAATATTATAAGCTTAGTCCTTTTGTTCTAGACATTGGcctaaattctttttcttttgctcTTAATAATGCCCTTTTTCATTCTTCTCTTCTATGCCAATCATGAGACATGTCTAACATTGCAATGACAATACATTATTTGGCAAGAA
This window of the Solanum pennellii chromosome 2, SPENNV200 genome carries:
- the LOC107008787 gene encoding GDSL esterase/lipase At1g29670-like; translated protein: MANISFIVWFVRMIALLICMNLKPLFVKGEQQVPCLFVFGDSLFDNGNNNNLLTTAKANYPPYGIDFPDGPTGRFTNGRNVADFLAELLGFDKYIEPFAIVKGVDMFKGVNYASGAAGILEETAIHMGDRISLNRQLHNHNETISHMSTLLGNKTLTMEYLSKCIYIVQMGNNDYINNYLMPQLYSSSHMYNPEQFASILIQQYLEQLKTLYLYGARKVVVFGLGGIGCVPSELDMYGTGDSVCINSIDSAVRKFSDKLKPMIDDLNSNLPNAKFIHINSSSIEVPDPSSIGITKLREPCCEISGTIGEGLCKHGGGACSDRAAHYFWDGFHPSEAPNKVTAERAYTALQSTHVYLFDISQLAQL
- the LOC107009537 gene encoding floral homeotic protein AGAMOUS isoform X1, which gives rise to MDFQSDLTREISPQRKLGRGKIEIKRIENTTNRQVTFCKRRNGLLKKAYELSVLCDAEVALVVFSNRGRLYEYANNSVKATIERYKKACSDSSNTGSVSEANAQYYQQEASKLRAQIGNLMNQNRNMMGEALAGMKLKELKNLEQRIEKGISKIRSKKNELLFAEIEYMQKRQEVDLHNNNQYLRAKIAETERAQHQHQHQQMNLMPGSSSSYHELVPPPQQFDSRNYLQVNGLQTNNHYPRQDQPPIQLV
- the LOC107009537 gene encoding floral homeotic protein AGAMOUS isoform X3, whose amino-acid sequence is MDFQSDLTREISPQRKLGRGKIEIKRIENTTNRQVTFCKRRNGLLKKAYELSVLCDAEVALVVFSNRGRLYEYANNSVKATIERYKKACSDSSNTGSVSEANAQYYQQEASKLRAQIGNLMNQNRNMMGEALAGMKLKELKNLEQRIEKGISKIRSKKNELLFAEIEYMQKREVDLHNNNQYLRAKIAETERAQHQHQHQQMNLMPGSSSSYHELVPPPQQFDSRNYLQVNGLQTNNHYPRQDQPPIQLV
- the LOC107009537 gene encoding floral homeotic protein AGAMOUS isoform X4, encoding MDFQSDLTREISPQRKLGRGKIEIKRIENTTNRQVTFCKRRNGLLKKAYELSVLCDAEVALVVFSNRGRLYEYANNSVKATIERYKKACSDSSNTGSVSEANAQYYQQEASKLRAQIGNLMNQNRNMMGEALAGMKLKELKNLEQRIEKGISKIRSKKNELLFAEIEYMQKRIAETERAQHQHQHQQMNLMPGSSSSYHELVPPPQQFDSRNYLQVNGLQTNNHYPRQDQPPIQLV
- the LOC107009537 gene encoding floral homeotic protein AGAMOUS isoform X2, which encodes MDFQSDLTREISPQRKLGRGKIEIKRIENTTNRQVTFCKRRNGLLKKAYELSVLCDAEVALVVFSNRGRLYEYANNSVKATIERYKKACSDSSNTGSVSEANAQYYQQEASKLRAQIGNLMNQNRNMMGEALAGMKLKELKNLEQRIEKGISKIRSKKNELLFAEIEYMQKRQEVDLHNNNQYLRAKIAETERAQHQHQHQQMNLMPGSSSSYHELVPPPQQFDSRNYLQVNGLQTNNHYPRQDQPPIQLV